Proteins from a genomic interval of Lycium ferocissimum isolate CSIRO_LF1 chromosome 2, AGI_CSIRO_Lferr_CH_V1, whole genome shotgun sequence:
- the LOC132034957 gene encoding NAC domain-containing protein 37-like: MMDTNESSCVPPGFRFHPTDEELVGYYLRKKIAAQKIDLDVIRDIDLYRIEPWDLQEKCRIGYEEQNEWYFFSHKDKKYPTGTRTNRATMAGFWKATGRDKAVYDMSKLIGMRKTLVFYRGRAPNGQKTDWIMHEYRLESEENNPPQAKGWVVCRAFKKRITGQTKTNIGEGWESNYLYDEPSGVSSVLSPLDNIPRQLPPQNFMSQNSLCKQEIEPDNNNNNNLIFLHSDQFVQLPQLASPTVPLMKRPISSVSLASENNCEEDGQITKRRKINKNVNDRVTDWRALDKFVASQLSHDSHEKSSYDEDGVSSYEPHNGSDLGMLLLQSGREEGPKLDDLMSSSCNRDIGICIFDK, from the exons ATGATGGATACAAATGAATCATCATGTGTTCCACCCGGATTTCGGTTTCATCCAACGGATGAAGAGCTTGTGGGATACTACCTTAGAAAGAAAATTGCAGCCCAAAAGATTGATCTTGATGTTATTAGAGACATTGATCTCTACAGAATTGAGCCATGGGATCTTCAAG AAAAATGCCGGATCGGATATGAAGAGCAGAATGAGTGGTATTTCTTCAGCCACAAGGATAAGAAGTATCCAACAGGGACAAGAACCAATAGGGCAACCATGGCTGGGTTTTGGAAGGCTACTGGAAGAGACAAGGCTGTTTACGATATGTCGAAACTCATAGGGATGAGGAAAACACTCGTGTTTTATAGAGGAAGGGCACCCAATGGCCAGAAAACTGACTGGATCATGCATGAATATCGACTTGAATCCGAGGAGAATAATCCTCCACAGGCAA AAGGCTGGGTGGTTTGTCGAGCATTTAAAAAGAGAATAACCGGCCAAACAAAGACCAATATTGGAGAAGGATGGGAATCAAATTATCTTTATGATGAACCAAGTGGAGTCAGCTCCGTTTTGAGTCCTCTTGATAATATTCCAAGACAACTTCCTCCTCAAAATTTCATGAGCCAGAATTCACTATGCAAGCAAGAGATAGAACccgataataataataacaacaatctCATCTTTTTACATTCAGATCAATTTGTTCAGCTTCCTCAGCTAGCAAGCCCCACCGTGCCACTCATGAAAAGACCGATAAGCTCCGTCTCACTGGCCTCGGAGAATAACTGTGAAGAAGATGGGCAGATTACGAAAAGGAGAAAGATAAATAAGAATGTCAATGACAGAGTAACAGACTGGCGAGCCCTCGACAAGTTTGTTGCTTCTCAATTAAGCCACGATAGTCATGAGAAATCTTCTTATGATGAGGACGGAGTTTCAAGCTATGAACCTCACAATGGTTCGGATTTGGGAATGCTGCTTTTACAAAGTGGAAGGGAAGAAGGGCCTAAGTTGGATGACTTGATGAGTTCAAGTTGTAACCGTGATATTGGCATTTGCATATTTGATAAATGA